A window of Ranitomeya variabilis isolate aRanVar5 chromosome 2, aRanVar5.hap1, whole genome shotgun sequence contains these coding sequences:
- the LOC143804039 gene encoding uncharacterized protein LOC143804039 gives MDTGDAAVESGWLHTASTSMGQHEDGGSTRPERSRQDAGLAAAGNTAPRQPVGSCSGVGTSSGTHGEGLFRGALESSAGAVRDLLARSLSAGTWSHYTRAWDSWVRWKNQMGADLEDESKLILFIGHIWESGWSVSKINNSLSGLAFGFKLRGLQDLTKSFLVRQVVKGCRKGWKVSDGRRPVSYEVLLNLENQLEAVCSDMGEVILFRLAFSLAFFGAFRLGELVSPSKCKKGGILRQDVDMFGDRLVIILRSSKTDTAGKGCRVVLFEVNGSPVCPVKCLREFLSGPGSGDCPLLVHKDGSFLSRFQFLTVFRRCLEKGGISAKNFSGHSFRIGAAMEAARRGLGDEMVQSIGRWESVL, from the exons atggacactggggacgcagcggtcgagtcaggctggctgcacactgcatcaacttccatgggacagcacgaggatggaggaagcacgcgcccagagagatcgcgtcaggacgccggattggcggctgctgggaacacagcacccaggcagccag tgggatcgtgttcgggagttggcacctcaagtggaacccacggggaaggtttgttcagaggagctttggaatcttccgctggggcagtgagagacttgttggccagatcgctgtcggctggaacttggtcgcactatacgagggcctgggattcttgggtccggtggaaaaatcagatgggtgcggatttagaggacgaaagcaaattgattttatttatcggtcatatctgggagtcaggttggtcagtgtcaaaaatcaataattcgttatcaggcttggcttttggctttaaacttagagggttgcaggatttgacaaaatcgtttctggtccggcaggtggtaaaaggctgtcgtaaaggctggaaggtgtcagacggtaggcggccggtgtcatatgaagttttattaaatctggaaaatcagttagaggctgtgtgttcggatatgggggaagtaattttgtttagattagcattttctctagcattttttggtgcgtttcggttaggtgaattggttagtccttccaagtgtaagaaaggtggtatactgaggcaggatgtggacatgtttggggacaggctagtgataattttgcgttcttccaaaacggatactgcaggtaaaggttgtcgagtggttctttttgaggtaaacggctctccagtttgcccggtaaaatgtttgagggagttcctgtctggtccaggttcgggggattgcccattgttagtgcataaggatgggtcatttctctcccgttttcaatttttgactgtatttagacgttgtttggaaaaagggggcatttcagcgaagaattttagtgggcattcattccggattggggcggcaatggaggctgccaggaggggtctaggagatgaaatggttcagagcatcggtcggtgggaatca GTTCTATAA